Proteins encoded by one window of Nitrospirota bacterium:
- the dksA gene encoding RNA polymerase-binding protein DksA, which translates to MATRKNKTGKYEEIKQDLEEQRSALLLEAGVLIGEGLNPDKINFPDVTDQASAEVDKNFEIRLRERERKLIKKIDEALDRIEKGTFGICDGCGEEIGYGRIKARPVTTYCIECKTQQEEDEKLRE; encoded by the coding sequence ATGGCAACGAGAAAAAATAAAACTGGCAAATATGAGGAAATCAAGCAGGATCTTGAAGAGCAAAGGTCTGCACTATTATTGGAGGCAGGTGTCCTGATAGGTGAGGGGCTTAACCCGGACAAGATAAATTTCCCTGATGTTACAGATCAGGCGTCTGCAGAGGTAGATAAGAATTTTGAAATCAGGCTCAGGGAGCGGGAACGTAAACTGATAAAAAAAATAGATGAAGCCCTTGACCGTATAGAGAAAGGTACTTTTGGTATCTGTGATGGATGTGGAGAAGAGATAGGTTATGGACGTATCAAGGCCAGACCGGTTACAACATACTGTATTGAATGTAAGACACAACAGGAAGAGGACGAAAAACTAAGAGAGTGA
- the rplU gene encoding 50S ribosomal protein L21 encodes MYAIVETGGKQQRVSTGDVISIEKIAGDKGSTIEFDKILAVGSGDGVVLGQPYVANAKVIGSIVSQYRDKKVIVFKKKRRKNYRRTNGHRQYLTRVRIVEVKG; translated from the coding sequence ATGTATGCGATCGTAGAAACAGGTGGTAAACAACAGAGAGTTTCAACCGGAGACGTTATTTCCATTGAAAAGATTGCCGGTGATAAAGGCTCAACCATAGAGTTTGACAAGATACTTGCAGTCGGAAGTGGAGACGGTGTTGTTCTTGGCCAACCTTATGTTGCCAATGCGAAGGTTATAGGCAGCATCGTATCTCAGTACAGAGATAAGAAGGTGATCGTTTTCAAGAAGAAACGCAGAAAGAATTACCGGCGCACAAATGGGCACAGACAGTATTTGACAAGGGTAAGAATCGTAGAGGTAAAGGGATGA
- the rpmA gene encoding 50S ribosomal protein L27, whose amino-acid sequence MAHKKGQGSIRNGRDSNAQRLGIKCFGGEVVPAGSILVRQRGTKFHPGYNVGKGGDDSLFAKIAGVVQFERVGRDRKRVSVYPVM is encoded by the coding sequence ATGGCACACAAAAAAGGTCAGGGAAGTATACGAAACGGGCGTGACAGTAATGCCCAGAGGCTTGGCATAAAATGTTTTGGCGGAGAGGTTGTTCCTGCTGGTTCTATTTTAGTCCGTCAGCGCGGAACCAAATTCCATCCTGGATATAATGTTGGAAAAGGCGGGGACGATTCTTTGTTTGCCAAGATTGCAGGTGTGGTTCAGTTTGAAAGGGTTGGCAGGGACAGGAAAAGAGTGAGTGTATATCCAGTGATGTAG